The genomic DNA AAATCCAGCTCAAAGAATCAGGACAGCAGAAGGTCATGCACAAGAATCTCAAGAACAGTGTAACGAACGTCTTCAAGAGAATATCATGAGAACAAGAGCAGCAGGAGAACGAGACATAGCCACAGTAGGAGTACAGgaacaataatttcaatttatacatGTAAGTAATATCACatagttttataaaagttaattaatataTCAATGAGAAAATGGCACAAAGCTCCCCACACTTTTAtaataattgtacaaaaattttatattatttttatttaacctccattgaaaattattttgcacttaTTATTTCAATGTGCTATGATAACATGTTTTTCAGTTCCTCTTTCTAatatttaaacgattaaattattattttcagtcaAATGCCGCCGAAAAAATCTAACCTCAACAACGCGAGCAGCAAAGGGTCACGACGCAAACGTGTTGAAAGAGTTCAGCAATTACCAGAACAAATCGAAACAAGAAATGCAGCTCAAAGAATCAGGACTGCAAAAAGTCGTGCACAAGAATCTCAAGAACAGCGTGACAAACGTCAGCAACAGAATATTACGAGAACAAGAGCGGCACGAAAACGAAACATAGCTACAGTACGAGTACTAGATCGACAAAGGCAACGGATCAGCCGCTCATTAACACGTGCATCAGTCGTTCGGCTTGTCTTTGAATATGCACCAGATATTAACTACTCAGCGCATTCAAAAATTGCTATCGGTGGAATGGATAAAGTATGTCAATATTGTCGGGCATTGAAATTTCGGAATGAAGCAGCCGCTCCGCCGGAGCCTTTATTATCTTCTTACTGGCAATTCAGATGATTCCAAATTATTTTTGCGTATTATACGCAAATTTAATTCTTGCTTCCAAATGACGTCATTTGGGGCAACTAAAATTTGCGATCGTGCATCCGATGGACGTAATTTTGAAACTACATTCAAAATTCAAGGCCAGGTGTACCATAAAACCGGATCACTGATGCCAATGCCTGATAACAATccgaaatttcttcaaatttattttatgggcgATTGTGAAGAGCGCGTGACGACTTGGTGCctgtataattttattgaacaagCAGAGGAAAGAGCAATTGTGatattattggaaaattttttagaagatCACAATCAACTAATTCAATTGATCAAAAGAGTTGTGCCACGACTGCAAAATGACAATTATCAAATCGTCATAAAGGCCGACAAAGTACCATTAGGTGAACATGCTGGTAGATTCAACGCTCCAACTCTTGATGAGGTTGCTGTTATCATGGTTGGTGATCCAGTTGACAATAGATTTATAAAAATGACACGGCGAGACAATACTGTCAGTACGATTTCGGATCTACACCGTTCATATGACGCACTACAATATCCATTGATATTTTGGCAAGGACAAGATGAATATCACCTTAATATCAAACAGTATGATCCAAATACCGGTAAATTtgacaattatctatttaatttcttactgtatgtatagattttaatttcgtattgcattttattttttatttttttaggtgattacagaaataaaaaagttagctCAATGAACTACTACGCACACCGAATAATGGTTAGACAACATCAAGACAATTATATCCTTCGATATCGTCAGCTGTTCCATCAATACATTGTTGATATGTATGCTAAGGTCGAAAGCGAACGCTTGCGATTCCTTCGATTCAACCAGGCAAAACTACGATCGAAAGAATATATTCACTTACGAGATGCTGTTTCTGGAAACATCGATGGAAATTTAAATCCCAAGGACATCGGTAATGCTTTCACTTTACCTTCAAGCTACATCGGCAGTCCACGGAACATGCAGGAATACATACAAGATGCGATGACTTACGTACGTCATTACAGCCGAccggatttatttattacattcacATGTAATCCGAATTAGGAAGAGATACAAACTTTACTATTGCCAGGACAACAAGCCATTAATCGTCATGATTTAACTGCACGtgtgtttaaacaaaaattgaaatccttaattgattttattgttaaatattcaatttttggcACACACGTTGTTGGCTGTATACGATAGAGTGGCAAAAGCGAGGTTTGCCTCATTTTGGTTTGGCTTAAAGATAGAATCCGTCctgaaaaaatcgatcaaatagtTTTAGCCGAAATTCCAGACCCATTAATtgatcaagaattatttgataTTGTCACCAAACACATGATCCATGGGCCACGCGGTGCTTTCAACATGACGTCACCGTGCatggaaaatggaaaatgtaaaaaaaaacttcccaAAGCCGCATACGAATGACACGATCACGGATATTGATGATTATCCAATGTATCGCCGCAGAAGTACTGAGAATGGTGGCCACACATTTACAATGCGACTACCGAACTTTCCAAATCAAGTTGAGTTTGATAATCAGTGGGTGGTACCATACTCACCACTACTTTCAAAAACTTACAAAGCTCATATCAATgttgagctttgcagttctgttaaatcaattaagtatatttgtaaatatgtaaacaaaggcaGTGATTTGGCCATATATGAAGtacaaaacgtaaataaaaatgacGAAATAGCACGATACCAAATGGCCAGATACATTAGCAGCAATGAAGCCATTTGGCATACTCTCAGCTTTCCCATCCACGAAAGATATCCTGCTGTCTAACATCTGTCAATACATCTTGAAAACGGTCAACATGTATACTTCACTGAAGAAAATGTTCTCTAAAGAGCCTTCGAAGCTCCGAAAACGACTCTAACtgacttttttacattgtgtcAAAAATCTGATGTGTTTGGCCAATTCGCGAAGGCATTGGTGTATGGTGATGTTCCACGTTATTTCACATGGAACAAATCCAGTAAAAAATGGGAGCCACGGAAACAAGGAAAACCACATCCTTCCATTACAGGCATATTCAAAGCTAAGACATTGGGGAGACTTTACACGGTACATCCAAAGCAACGTGAGTGCTTCTATTTACGTTTGTTATTGGTGAATGTTCCCGGACCAacgtcttttaaatttttacgaaCAGTTAATGGTCGAGTATTCAATACATACCAGGATGCATGTCGTGAACTGCAATTGCTAGAAGACGATAACCATTGGGACTTAACGCTTGCTGATGCTGCGTTGACATCAACACCGAATAACATTCGTCAgttgtttgcaattattttgacgACATGTTATCCCTCGCAAGCCCAAACtttgtgggaaaaatataaaaattgtatgacagAAGACATCTTGCACCGAATTAGAGAAACAAATCAATGCCAAAACATAGATTATACACCAGAGATGTACAATGAAGTATTGGTCTTGATCGAGGATTTATGTgttcttatttcaaattttacttACCACTTAATCATTATGGTATGCCATCACCTAATCGTCCAGCCACCGACTTAGTCAATACCGATTTACAACGAGAAAAGCAATATGACCATGAAAGTTTAGCAACAATTACCATGAGCAGTGAACCATTCCTGACAgcagaacaaaaaattatttataatcggATTATGCTGGTTGTTGCTGCTGAACAAGGCGGTTTTTTTTCTTGGATGCACCCGGTGGAAAATACGGTCGCAACAAAAAATCGCATTAGCAGTATCATCGTCAGGCATTGCGGCTACTTTACTGGATGGTGGGCGAACAACACATTCAACATTCAAGCTGCCATTGGACGTTCATAATAAACCAGATGCAATGTGTAACATCAAAAAGAATAGTGGAATAGCTGCAGTGTTGCGGAAGAGTCCTATAATAATTTGGGATGAGTGCACAATGGCACACAAATATTCACTTGAAGCATTAAACAGAACTATGCAAAAtttaaacagcaataataaactTTTCGGTGGTGCTATCTTACTTTTGTCTGGTGACTTCCGGCAGACCTTACCGGTTATACATCGCTCTACTTTCGCGGATGAGATTAATGCATATTTGAAACAATCATTCTTATGGCGTAGTGTTGACCATAAATATGCGAGTACAATTGCAAAATGATCCatcagcacaaatattttccCAACAACTACTAGATATTGGGAACGGTAAAatagaactgcaaccaaatacgcaaTGCATTAAACTACCAGACAATTTTTGCACTGTTGTTCaggataaaaatgaattgattCAGAGTATTTTCCCGGATATAcagaataattatttgaatcatGAATGGCTTAGTCAACGGGCGATTTTGGCAGCCAAAAACGTTGATGTTGACgaaatggaaataataaatcagataaatttttactttgtatGGATTTCTGCTAAATATCAAGTGtaagaacattttaattaattgtgttcAACGTACTTCCCCCTTCAAATCTCAATCCAGTGAATTTGTATACCAACACCAACATTTTCGTCTTTGTTCGTAAATAATTTCACTGTACTAAAGGGTTATAGTAGTAGAAAGTCAAATAAGGAGAtcaccatatttttttacaaataccatCTGTGTGAAAAAGCATAGTGGACTCCGTGACTGGTGTTCTCTTATTGTTCCTCTTAGATTGTTTACTATAatgtaatataacaaaaactttagccacagcaacgcgtggccgggtcagctagtatattatatacatttataatctttcgtatatatgtatgtgcatgaatgtacatatatattacaataaacggtttttcgtAATTTGAACCCGCAATATAAACCGGTAAGTTAGACCAACTTGCCGACCTTTACCAAAATAttgaaaggttttttttttgtttttattgctgtgtTTTTGTACTAGATATAAACTTAAATTCGCAATAaatctacatatgtaagtgcacaaatattataaatggaATCGAAATTACTCACTTTGAGATCCTCCAAGGGCTTTTGAGGAATACATGAAATTGCGTTTATATAGTTACGTGTATGTTCATACGTCTATGTGCTTCTGTGTTTCTTTCCAATTCCTTTGTCCTCTGTTCTTTTTGATTTTGTGTGCTAGGTGTTGCTTTTGTGTATTTCTTTTTGTCAATTCGCACCCGTATgtgttatttgtatataagattaaatttggtttaaaGATCGCGCCCGCCATGACTTTGGGATTATTTTCGCTCCCGTTTTgtgattattgttgttatttgtatgtaaattaatatgtagTTTAAGTTTTTATCTCCCGTTTTCGTTTTTTCCTCACACCAATTTTAAGTCTTTAttctatttttgttgtaaatatgtacacatggggtgtttttttgtttttttcttttgttcaaGGAAAACacaatgtatgtaggtatatataatatataactacaCTTCACAGCCCTTtggactttttttttgttttttttgtattgtaacactgcactgcactgtCACTTTAGgtagctttgtttttttttttgttttcactgttCCACTGCACTTTGCgttgtgtttattttatatacatatatatattttttagatttttttatttgttttatatctcTATACTGCCTttcttttaggctcgaaggaccatgtatATTTCTTTGCAAACCTTTAAGACATTTtgaacactcaccacctttAGCTTTTAGTatgatttatttacaaaaaaaatttttttctttttttttaatcactcCGTATTTCATATGCGACGCAGCGCAAATACATATGCGTATAATAGAAAAAATGGAATTGTCCGGATAAGTTCTGCTGATGTGAAGTTCTACGGGAATCAAAAAGACATTCACGAGGTGTTCGCTTCGAATTGGATACGCCGAAGAGATCAGCCTCTTCGAGTGTCTGTGGTTTGGTGATGGTTGGTGGAGTGATTGACCGGTGTGTTGGGTTATCCTGTgtggtagtgtcgttgtgtgaggggaatgttgcgagaggtgatgtggtgaatgttgcgtgtcgGTGGTGTGTGATGTACATTGTGTTAGTTGACGTGggaggtgtgttggtgtgtatAGTTTTCGGGACAACGTAGTCCAAGTTGTCATAAAATAgttgaccaatttcaactaaatttaacGCATACCATTATTTCGATATTCATATGTCGCATGAGCCTATTTCTGATACATTAAAACTTTTAGtttgatattttcatttaaccgaatataaatatatcacaaGTATTGGAATAAAACATTGCACAAATAGGAAGAATATTTGGATAATATCGAACGTTGCGTGCGGGGATCCGAAATGTTCTAAGTCTAATAAGATCTTCTGAGAGTATACATGTACCGACTATAGCGACAGAGCCGGTGAGGTGCTTAGTACATCACAGATGCTGAAGTTTCTTTGCAAATGGAAGCTTGCTCTCCTCGACATAAAAATCCCATAAAACGTAATGGATTAACTGTGGTGTCCTAGAGCCAAGCGACATTCTTACCAATAGCTCTTCTTCAGCAGTTCAAGCAATCGATGCCTTCCTTGCTTTTTTCTCGACATTATGGTTCCACGTAAGCGTCTTATCTAGGATGAGCCCTAGATACTTAGCAGGAGTGGCATGTTTGGAATTTTGCATCTCCTAGTTAATAAAGTGAAATTCGTTTTGCTTGTTTTACCTGACCCCATTTTCAGGCGTGTTCCTCAAGCTTTTTTGGCAGGTCATTGACGACCTAAGAAATAAAAGGGGCTCTCTCTTTTTAATTTACCTTGTTAACGTCTCGACGAATGCTTGTGCTTCTttactaatactatgttcgcacccacaaaaaattcgtgttttcataagaggttttcacgcgaaattcatccatacaaaatttgtcaaacgaaaccacagttttcgctgaaaacttcttgaaaacttacattcaactcattataatcggtgcctgctctagtttaatcgatattattagaagacatattttgccagccctaaatgtcagttgaaaatttgtttacattccataattggcctaaacgtaccctacaagaaactgctgatggtttcaccaatacactcacatttgatatgtcagtactgttgatttacatttgcatttttaaattcagaattgTCCACTGATTGGAggaagacgtacgcagagctattgagaggaggagatggcatcaagtgaaaatttatttttatattttcatattttattatatattttgttgcattcctttttatatttaagtatattattataacttattCTGATTAAaagattgaaatttattaaagaaataaaaattatattatctactgcgcaaaagaatttttcacttctgatagcgtttcagtcataactgacaattttcagctatgacggatttatggacagcaatgactcagaaaaagacatgagagtgagcagtatagatatatagtgaatcaattccgaatacccgtGTGTTAAAGAGAGACGCAAACtatatacgtttgtttacatcagtttttgcacaagcctcttaagaaaatgatagaaactttgttctccgagctgacaaaattttttcagctatgactgttatattacccatcagatgaccgtcactgttcttgtagggtacataacaaatgtaaacaaatagatgtgtgagctgtcaatgaaaactcatcgaaaacacacaatgtcggtcagaaggactttggttccacaatccacaaattgtgttttcaagaggatttcaattcggtgcgaacatagtattatgCTTCTTCACATCGCCTCAGACAAGGGCTCTGTCAGCAATATGAGGAGTAGTTCATCCTTTAGCATATATCTCATCATAACATCACCACTGTTTAAATTAGCTAAGAGAAATACCTTTAACTCCATTAAAACAACCAAACAGTACCAATTGATAATGATATGCTAGCACCTGTTAACACTCTTAACTACTTccgcataatttttaaaaacatttttggcTATCAGTTGCGGCATAATGTCATGGATTGGCGTAAAGTTTACTTTGATATGTTTTTGGAGTCCACAGCCTTCGCCCTATGCGTGGGCTTGTTAGTGTAGCCCTGCTGTTATTATTGTCTATTTGCCTTTTGCTTCTGGCTTCTTGTCCTAGCTCAGTCCATTGGTTTCGTTCTTCTAAACCCTTGTATAATCctacaagtaacaaaaaaaaagctgttttcctatgtgtgtaacacagctgagatcatttttaaatttgccctttatgacacagagatgtatataaaaagaatgtagTATAATAACATTAATGAaaactatcaaaaatattttcgaaacaaaagtttattgcatatttattgtttttcctcATCACCACACACTTCACATTGCAGCCTAAAACAATGTTGCCGTGTTACTGATCTTTTTGGGTGTTGGGTaccccaggaggcctatattcatcCGTATGATATAAACCGTTCTAAATCAATCTACTTTTTATAACCAATAGAAGGAACAATAAGAGAACACCAGTCACGGAGTCCACTATGCTTTTTCACACAGatggtatttgtaaaaaaatatggtgaTCTCCTTATTTGACTTTCTACTACTATAACCATTTAGTACAGTGAAATTATTTACGAACAAAGACGAAAATGTTGGTGTTGGTATACAAATTCACTGGATTGAGATTTGAAGGGGAAGTACGTTgaacacaattaattaaaatgttcttaCCCTTGATATTAACCAGAAATCCATACGTAGTAAAAATTTATCAgatttattatttccatttaattttataacaaataagtaTATTACAGTATAATACAGTAAATAACATGTGACGCTTaaacttttaaacattaatatctatttttttgaattataaatactttcaatttcaatttaatttaacaccaATCGGTGCACAATGTTTTTGGTTAACCTGTCTTTAGCTAACACAAATAGATTCGACGGTTTCCCAACACGTGAACACGCAACATATAGTTGCCCATGAGAAAAACATGGATTTTCCAAATCTAAACCACAAATGGACATTTTTTGaccttgagatttatttatagacATGGCGAAAGCTAAACGAATTGGAAACTGTAGCCTTTTGAAGGGTATGGTAGAATCTGATGGTATCATCGGAATACGTGGCAGCAGGACCACTTTTCCTTTAAACTTCCCAGCCAAAATGGTTGCTTCAAGAATGTTTCCGGTGATCTTTTTGGTGACCAAACGCGTACCGTTAATTGAGGTGGATTCAAATTACGGAGGAGAATAATAGGGGAACCAATCTTTAATCGAAGATTATGTGGTGGCATTCCACGGATatctaatgaatttaaaaattcaattggaaAATTTACACTTTCATTTTTGTCTGGTGACTTCCGGCAGACCTTACCGGTTATACATCGCTCTACTTTCGCGGATGAGATTAATGCATGTTTGAAACAATCATTCTTATGGCGTAGTGTTGACCATAAATATGCGAGTACAATTGCAAAATGATCCatcagcacaaatattttccGAACAACTACTAGATATTGGGAACGGTAAAatagaactgcaaccaaatacgcaaTGCATTAAATTACCAGACAATTTTTGCACTGTTGTTCaggataaaaatgaattgattCAGAGTATTTTCCCGGATATAcagaataattatttgaatcatGAATGGCTTAGTCAACGGGCGATTTTGGCAGCCAAAAACGTTGATGTTGACGAAATTAACTTCCAGATACAACAGTTGTTACCAGGCGATCTGAtgttttttaaatcaatcgatactgttgttgatgaaaatgaaagtgtaaattttccgattgaatttttaaattcattagatATCCCTGGAATGCCACCACATAATCTTCGATTAAAGATTGGTTCCCCTATTATTCTCCTCCGTAATTTGAATCCACCTCAATTATGTAACGGTACGCGTTTGGTCATCAAAAAGATCACCGGAAACATTCTTGAAGCAACCATTTTGGCTGGGAAGTTAAAGGAAAAGTGGTCCTGCTGCCACGTATTCCGATGATACCATCAGATTCTACCATACCCTTCAAAAGGCTACAGTTTCCAATTCGTTTAGCTTTCGCCATctctataaataaatctcaaggtCAAAAAATGTCCATTTGAGGTTTAGATTTGGAAAATCCATGTTTTTCTCATGGGCAACTATATGTTGCGTGTTCACGTGTTGGGAAACCGTCGAATCTATTTGAGTTAGCTAAAGACAGGTTAACCAAAAACATTGTGCACCGATtggtgttaaattaaattgaaattgaaagtatttataattcaaaaaaatagatattaatgtttaaaagtttAAGACTGTCTGCCTTGCCTACCTTATTCATGAGTTTAAGCGTCACATGTTATTTACTGTATTATACTGTAATAtacttatttgttataaaattaaatggaaataataaatcagataaatttttactttgtatGGATTTCTGCTAAATATCAAGTGtaagaacattttaattaattgtgttcAACGTACTTCCCCCTTCAAATCTCAATCCAGTGAATTTGTATACCAACACCAACATTTTCGTCTTTGTTCGTAAATAATTTCACTGTACTAAAGGGTTATAGTAGTAGAAAGTCAAATAAGGAGAtcaccatatttttttacaaataccatCTGTGTGAAAAAGCATAGTGGACTCCGTGACTGGTGTTCTCTTATTGTTCCTCTTAGATTGTTTACTATAatgtaatataacaaaaactttagccacagcaacgcgtggccgggtcagctagtatattatatacatttataatctttcgtatatatgtatgtgcatgaatgtacatatatattacaataaacggtttttcgtAATTTGAACCCGCAATATAAACCGGTAAGTTAGACCAACTTGCCGACCTTTACCAAAATAttgaaaggttttttttttgttttattactgTGTTTTTGTACTAGATATAAACTGTAATTCGCAATAAATCTACATATGTCAGTGCACAAATATTAGAAATGGAATCTAAATTACTCACTTTGAGATCCTCCAAGGGCTTTTGAGGAATACATGAAATTGCGTTTATATAGTTACGTGTATGTTCATACGTCTATGTGCTTCTGTGTTTCTTTCCAATTCCTTTGTCCTCTGTTCTTTTTGATTTTGTGTGCTAGGTGTTGCTTTTGTGTATTTCTTTTTGTCAATTCGCACCCGTATgtgttatttgtatataagattaaatttggtttaaaGATCGCGCCCGCCATGACTTTGGGATTATTTTCGCTCCcgttttgtgtttattgttgttatttgtatgtaaattaatatgtagTTTAAGTTTTTATCTCCCGTTTTCGTTTTTTCCTCACACCAATTTTAAGTCTTTAttctatttttgttgtaaatatgtacacatggggtgtttttttgtttttttcttttgttcaaGGAAAACacaatgtatgtaggtatatataatatataactacaCTTCACAGCCCTTtggactttttttttgtttttttgtattgtaacactgcactgcactgtCACTTTAGgtagctttgttttttttttgttttcactgttCCACTGCACTTTGCgttgtgtttattttatatacatatatatattttttagatttttttatttgttttatatctcTATACTGCCTttcttttaggctcgaaggaccatgtatATTTCTTTGCAAACCTTTAAGACATTTtgaacactcaccacctttAGCTTTTAGTatgatttatttacaaaaaaaatttttttctttttttttaatcactcCGTATTTCATATGCGACGCAGCGCAAATACATATGCGTATAATAGAAAAAATGGAATTGTCCGGATAAGTTCTGCTGATGTGAAGTTCTACGGGAATCAAAAAGACATTCACGAGGTGTTCGCT from Bactrocera oleae isolate idBacOlea1 chromosome 3, idBacOlea1, whole genome shotgun sequence includes the following:
- the LOC118681285 gene encoding uncharacterized protein, with the translated sequence MKQPLRRSLYYLLTGNSDDSKLFLRIIRKFNSCFQMTSFGATKICDRASDGRNFETTFKIQGQVYHKTGSLMPMPDNNPKFLQIYFMGDCEERVTTWCLYNFIEQAEERAIVILLENFLEDHNQLIQLIKRVVPRLQNDNYQIVIKADKVPLGEHAGRFNAPTLDEVAVIMVGDPVDNRFIKMTRRDNTVSTISDLHRSYDALQYPLIFWQGQDEYHLNIKQYDPNTGDYRNKKVSSMNYYAHRIMVRQHQDNYILRYRQLFHQYIVDMYAKVESERLRFLRFNQAKLRSKEYIHLRDAVSGNIDGNLNPKDIGNAFTLPSSYIGSPRNMQEYIQDAMTYVRHYSRPDLFITFTCNPN